From Roseibium alexandrii DFL-11, the proteins below share one genomic window:
- a CDS encoding PleD family two-component system response regulator: protein MDVETSLSWRGPYWYVGRCPLRPASAHAENDQDISLMGLFDRSLSPPQQLPAAVIVDIQDIPTEKRHPFFLWLAEEIRTLPCDVPLYVLTGSEDEPVDGLRPMAILERSVPDDILVMLICIHQRALLRSEEARIRRRIFGRVPGFGAAPHYTGGSGLMVVGVSGRFLEWQAASSHNVEVVGAFDGGMATEFMAQRAFDAVVIDSTSEDTIDYMQQIRRDARFASLPVLAVCEDPEDVVALFRNGASDVLLGRNRPDTLNRRLASAIRLGKRRRLADRVLSESHMWLQQQITVGGLDCDLYDHYLETTANAMAARGLDLWEMRLSPENFNIPASTAEDRAELNGTLLSVADATSRDEDLVCLVRGLGPVAVLKNEAGTLRLQKRINSILAHTVMAP, encoded by the coding sequence ATGGACGTAGAAACCTCGCTCTCTTGGCGCGGACCTTATTGGTATGTCGGACGGTGTCCTCTCCGTCCAGCGTCTGCCCACGCGGAGAATGATCAGGACATCTCTCTGATGGGCCTGTTTGACCGCTCACTCTCTCCACCGCAACAGCTACCGGCGGCGGTTATTGTCGACATCCAAGACATCCCGACCGAAAAAAGGCACCCATTCTTTCTTTGGCTGGCAGAAGAGATCCGAACTCTGCCCTGCGATGTTCCGCTTTATGTTCTGACTGGAAGCGAAGATGAGCCGGTCGACGGGCTGCGACCGATGGCGATCTTGGAACGGTCAGTTCCAGATGACATCCTGGTGATGCTGATTTGCATCCATCAGCGGGCCCTACTTCGTTCGGAAGAAGCCAGAATCCGCCGGCGCATCTTCGGCAGGGTCCCCGGGTTTGGTGCAGCACCACACTATACCGGCGGAAGCGGCCTAATGGTTGTTGGGGTTAGCGGGCGTTTTCTGGAGTGGCAGGCAGCAAGCAGCCACAATGTGGAAGTTGTCGGTGCATTTGACGGGGGCATGGCCACCGAATTCATGGCGCAGCGGGCGTTTGACGCGGTTGTCATCGACAGCACATCCGAAGACACCATCGACTACATGCAGCAAATCCGGCGGGATGCCCGATTTGCCAGCTTGCCGGTCCTGGCTGTGTGTGAAGATCCAGAAGATGTCGTTGCCTTGTTCCGGAATGGAGCCTCCGATGTCCTTTTGGGGCGAAACCGGCCCGATACACTCAACCGCAGGCTGGCTTCAGCAATTCGACTCGGTAAAAGGCGCCGCCTCGCAGACCGGGTACTCTCAGAAAGTCATATGTGGCTTCAGCAACAGATTACAGTCGGCGGTCTCGATTGTGATCTCTATGACCATTATCTGGAAACGACAGCCAACGCGATGGCCGCCCGCGGGCTCGACCTTTGGGAGATGCGCCTGTCTCCGGAAAACTTCAATATTCCGGCTTCAACCGCAGAGGATCGTGCGGAACTGAATGGCACTTTGCTGTCCGTTGCGGATGCCACTAGCCGGGATGAAGATTTGGTTTGCCTGGTCCGCGGTCTCGGTCCGGTGGCTGTCTTGAAAAATGAAGCCGGAACGTTGCGACTACAAAAACGGATCAACTCCATTCTCGCCCACACGGTGATGGCTCCCTGA
- a CDS encoding DsbA family oxidoreductase, which produces MNSTPAITIDIVSDVMCPWCYIGKRRLEAALKQVPDIPVEVRWHPFQLDATLPKTGKDRQQYLSDKFGGMERANAFYSQIKAAGTEEGIPFDFDAIKLSPNTLDCHRLILWSRADDVQDDVVERLFKAYFVDGEDLTKSELLVRISEEAGMQSDLVEQLLETETDLDKIIAQIGKAQESGVTGVPCFIIDGRFVLAGAEKAETIAAGIMHADATRTDVEAETAS; this is translated from the coding sequence ATGAACAGCACGCCAGCAATCACCATCGATATCGTCTCAGATGTGATGTGCCCCTGGTGCTATATCGGCAAACGCCGGCTCGAAGCTGCGCTCAAACAAGTGCCTGACATTCCGGTTGAAGTCCGTTGGCATCCGTTTCAGCTCGATGCAACGCTTCCCAAAACCGGTAAGGACCGGCAGCAATACCTAAGCGACAAATTTGGCGGAATGGAGCGGGCGAATGCCTTCTATTCCCAAATCAAAGCGGCTGGCACGGAAGAAGGAATTCCGTTCGACTTTGACGCCATCAAGCTGTCGCCGAACACTCTGGATTGTCATCGGCTCATTCTTTGGTCCCGTGCAGACGATGTTCAGGATGATGTGGTGGAGCGCCTGTTCAAGGCTTATTTTGTCGATGGCGAGGACCTGACAAAGTCCGAACTTCTGGTCCGCATTTCGGAAGAAGCGGGGATGCAATCGGATCTCGTCGAGCAACTGCTCGAGACCGAGACCGATCTCGACAAAATCATTGCACAGATTGGCAAAGCCCAGGAATCGGGCGTGACGGGCGTTCCCTGCTTCATCATCGACGGGAGGTTTGTGCTGGCTGGTGCTGAAAAGGCCGAAACCATAGCAGCCGGGATCATGCACGCCGATGCCACCCGCACCGACGTGGAAGCAGAAACAGCATCGTGA
- the eno gene encoding phosphopyruvate hydratase, protein MTAIIDITGRQIFDSRGNPTVEVDVFLEDGSFGRAAVPSGASTGAHEAVELRDGGDRYMGKGVQNAVDAVNGEIFETIGGLEAEDQLQIDRAMIDLDGTPNKARLGANAILGVSLAVSRAAAQATGLPLYRYVGGTSARTLPVPMMNIINGGEHADNPIDFQEFMIMPVGAESLSEAVRMGSEVFHTLKKALSAAGYNTNVGDEGGFAPNLASTDDAIGFVMKAIETAGYKPGEDMFLALDAASTEFFKDGKYVLEGEGKTLNPEEMAKYLEDLVNRYPIISIEDGLAEDDWDGWKAATDLFGDKCQLVGDDLFVTNSARLRQGIEMGVANSILVKVNQIGTLSETLDAVETAHKASYTAVMSHRSGETEDATIADLAVATNCGQIKTGSLARSDRLAKYNQLIRIEEELGPQAFYAGRSILKG, encoded by the coding sequence ATGACCGCCATTATCGACATCACCGGCCGTCAGATTTTTGACAGCCGTGGCAACCCGACCGTGGAAGTCGACGTCTTTCTGGAAGACGGATCTTTCGGCCGCGCCGCTGTACCGTCCGGTGCATCCACCGGTGCCCACGAAGCCGTCGAACTGCGGGACGGCGGAGACCGCTACATGGGCAAGGGTGTCCAGAATGCCGTTGATGCTGTGAATGGCGAGATTTTTGAGACGATCGGTGGCCTGGAAGCCGAAGACCAGCTTCAAATCGACCGCGCAATGATCGATCTGGATGGAACCCCGAACAAAGCGCGCCTTGGCGCGAATGCGATCCTCGGTGTTTCACTCGCTGTCTCCCGCGCTGCAGCCCAAGCAACTGGTTTACCGCTCTACCGCTATGTCGGTGGAACCTCTGCCCGCACCCTGCCGGTTCCGATGATGAACATCATCAATGGCGGTGAACATGCCGACAACCCGATTGATTTCCAGGAATTCATGATTATGCCGGTTGGCGCGGAAAGCCTGAGCGAAGCGGTCCGCATGGGTTCAGAAGTCTTTCATACACTGAAAAAAGCTTTGTCTGCTGCCGGCTACAACACCAATGTCGGCGATGAAGGTGGCTTTGCTCCGAATCTGGCATCCACAGATGACGCCATCGGGTTTGTCATGAAAGCGATCGAGACCGCGGGCTACAAGCCGGGGGAAGACATGTTCCTGGCACTCGATGCAGCGTCTACCGAGTTCTTCAAGGACGGAAAATACGTTCTGGAAGGTGAGGGCAAGACCCTGAACCCTGAGGAGATGGCAAAGTATCTGGAAGACCTGGTCAACCGTTACCCGATCATTTCCATCGAAGATGGTCTTGCTGAAGATGACTGGGATGGCTGGAAGGCTGCGACTGATCTTTTCGGCGACAAATGTCAGCTGGTTGGCGATGATCTCTTCGTGACCAATTCCGCGCGTCTGCGTCAGGGTATTGAGATGGGTGTTGCCAACTCCATCCTGGTGAAGGTCAACCAGATCGGCACATTGTCGGAAACACTTGATGCTGTTGAGACGGCGCATAAGGCGTCTTACACGGCCGTGATGTCGCACCGCTCTGGCGAGACCGAAGATGCAACAATTGCAGATCTAGCGGTTGCGACCAATTGCGGTCAGATCAAGACCGGTTCCCTGGCTCGTTCTGACCGGCTTGCCAAGTACAATCAACTGATCCGCATCGAGGAAGAACTCGGTCCGCAAGCTTTCTACGCCGGGCGGTCCATACTCAAAGGCTGA
- the kdsA gene encoding 3-deoxy-8-phosphooctulonate synthase gives MTEANRTVNVGSVSFNNSAPFSLIAGPCQLESRDHALECAAAVKEIAGGLGIPVVYKSSFDKANRTSLSATRGIGLNEALPIFAEIKETFGLPVLTDIHNAEQCAPVAEVVDVLQIPAFLCRQTDLLVAAAETGAVINVKKGQFLAPWDMKNVLRKITDSGNPNVLLTERGASFGYNTLVTDMRALPIMAQTGAPVVFDATHSVQQPGGLGGSSGGDREMVAVLARAAAAVGVGGVFIETHPDPENTTSSDGPNMIALRNLGALLAELKAIDAVVKKSAGTPA, from the coding sequence ATGACTGAAGCCAACCGCACTGTGAACGTGGGGAGCGTTTCCTTCAACAATTCCGCGCCCTTCAGCTTGATTGCCGGGCCATGCCAATTGGAAAGCCGCGATCATGCGCTGGAATGCGCGGCTGCGGTGAAGGAAATTGCGGGCGGTCTAGGAATTCCGGTTGTCTATAAAAGTTCGTTCGACAAGGCGAACCGGACGTCCCTTTCAGCCACCCGCGGTATCGGTTTGAACGAAGCCTTGCCGATTTTCGCTGAAATCAAAGAGACATTTGGTCTTCCGGTCCTGACTGACATTCATAACGCGGAGCAATGTGCTCCAGTCGCTGAAGTGGTCGACGTCCTCCAGATCCCGGCCTTTTTGTGCCGCCAAACAGACCTTCTGGTTGCAGCTGCTGAAACCGGTGCCGTGATCAACGTCAAGAAGGGGCAGTTCCTGGCTCCTTGGGACATGAAAAATGTCCTCCGGAAAATAACGGATTCCGGCAACCCGAATGTGCTCCTGACCGAACGCGGGGCAAGCTTTGGCTATAACACGCTGGTGACCGACATGCGCGCGTTGCCGATCATGGCCCAAACCGGTGCGCCGGTGGTCTTTGATGCAACCCATTCTGTCCAGCAGCCGGGTGGTCTTGGCGGATCTTCCGGCGGTGATCGGGAAATGGTTGCTGTGCTGGCACGTGCAGCCGCTGCTGTCGGTGTTGGTGGGGTCTTTATCGAAACCCATCCTGATCCCGAGAACACGACATCATCAGATGGCCCGAACATGATCGCACTGCGGAACCTTGGGGCTCTTCTGGCTGAACTGAAAGCCATTGATGCTGTTGTAAAGAAATCCGCCGGTACGCCGGCTTGA
- the galU gene encoding UTP--glucose-1-phosphate uridylyltransferase GalU: protein MTKPIRKAILPVAGLGTRFLPATKAVPKEMLTIVDRPIIQYVVDEARAAGIEHIVFVTGRNKQVIEDHFDVAYELEDTLKARNKTAALDLLEKHRPIPGSTSFTRQQAPLGLGHAIWCARDIIGDEPFAILLPDVIIKSQVSCLKQMVDLYNGTGGNVLAVEEVPDDQTQNYGIVELAEKINENAAHISNMVEKPAPGTAPSNLMITGRYILQPQIFDLLSKQDTGAGGEIQLTDSMLKLMETQPFSSIKFEGRSFDCGSKAGFLSANIAFGLDDPKLASEILPFMREMLDQPEAAE from the coding sequence ATGACCAAACCGATCCGCAAAGCCATCCTTCCTGTTGCCGGTCTTGGCACACGGTTTTTGCCGGCGACCAAGGCTGTACCGAAGGAAATGCTGACGATCGTCGACCGGCCGATTATTCAGTATGTGGTGGACGAAGCACGGGCTGCTGGCATTGAGCACATCGTATTCGTCACCGGTCGCAACAAACAGGTGATCGAAGACCACTTCGACGTGGCCTATGAACTTGAAGACACCCTGAAAGCCCGGAACAAGACAGCGGCTTTGGACCTCCTTGAAAAACATCGCCCTATTCCTGGCTCAACCAGCTTCACCCGCCAACAAGCCCCGTTGGGTCTTGGTCATGCCATCTGGTGCGCACGCGACATCATCGGCGATGAACCATTCGCGATTCTTTTGCCGGACGTGATCATCAAGTCGCAAGTCAGCTGCCTGAAACAGATGGTCGACCTTTATAATGGAACCGGTGGCAACGTCCTTGCGGTCGAGGAAGTGCCGGACGATCAGACCCAGAACTACGGCATTGTGGAGCTTGCGGAGAAGATCAACGAAAACGCAGCGCACATTTCCAACATGGTCGAGAAGCCAGCCCCTGGAACTGCCCCGTCCAATTTGATGATCACGGGGCGCTATATTCTGCAGCCCCAGATCTTCGATTTGTTGTCAAAACAAGATACCGGTGCGGGCGGCGAGATCCAGCTGACGGACAGCATGCTGAAGCTGATGGAGACGCAGCCGTTCTCGTCGATCAAGTTCGAAGGCCGGAGTTTCGACTGTGGCTCCAAGGCCGGGTTCTTGAGCGCAAACATTGCGTTTGGTCTTGATGATCCGAAACTCGCCAGTGAAATCCTGCCGTTCATGCGTGAGATGCTCGACCAACCGGAGGCAGCTGAGTAA
- a CDS encoding DUF4864 domain-containing protein, whose amino-acid sequence MAASYFRKYAAGAVFGAALAFGSVSPGLASDTSVFQSIIKNQMSAFAADDAKTAFSFATRSLQRQFQTPEFFMQMVKSGYQPVYRPKDVTFGQSKMTKFGPTQEVYVTGPKGQNWLALYSFEEQEDGSWRISGCYLTKSDGFAA is encoded by the coding sequence ATGGCAGCCTCTTATTTCCGGAAGTACGCGGCCGGTGCCGTTTTTGGCGCAGCCTTGGCATTTGGCTCAGTTTCACCAGGTCTTGCCTCTGATACCAGCGTATTTCAGTCTATCATCAAGAACCAGATGAGTGCCTTCGCTGCGGACGATGCCAAAACGGCGTTCTCCTTTGCAACAAGGTCTCTGCAGCGGCAGTTCCAGACCCCTGAATTCTTCATGCAGATGGTCAAAAGCGGGTATCAGCCGGTTTACCGGCCGAAAGACGTAACGTTCGGACAGTCCAAAATGACCAAGTTTGGCCCGACCCAGGAAGTCTACGTTACCGGGCCCAAGGGCCAGAATTGGCTCGCCCTCTACAGTTTTGAAGAGCAAGAGGATGGGTCTTGGCGGATTTCAGGGTGCTATCTGACAAAGTCGGACGGGTTCGCAGCTTAG
- the tgt gene encoding tRNA guanosine(34) transglycosylase Tgt: MTETKKFGFKLITTDGMARRGEINTPHGVVHTPAFMPVGTQATVKAMFTDHVRETGADVVLGNTYHLMLRPTAERVDRLGGLHKFMNWPHTILTDSGGFQVMSLAQLRKLDEDGVRFQSHIDGSKHHLTPERSVEIQGLLGSDIQMQLDECIKLPSPREEVQRAMELSLRWAERSRTQFDKMRGPGKGQGLYGIVQGGDVPELRIRSAEELAKLPMEGYSVGGLAVGEPQEVMLKMLDITTPVMPVDKPRYLMGVGTPDDLLESVKRGIDQFDCVMPTRAGRHGLAYTRFGKVNLKNARHQDDPRPLDEESACPATSTYSRAYLHHLFRAGEALSGMLLTWNNIAYYQTLMQGMRDAIEESRFEEFYAKTKEDWARGDIAAL; this comes from the coding sequence ATGACCGAAACCAAAAAATTCGGCTTTAAACTGATCACCACGGATGGCATGGCCCGCCGCGGTGAAATCAACACACCGCACGGTGTTGTCCATACACCGGCCTTCATGCCGGTCGGGACACAGGCAACCGTGAAAGCCATGTTCACCGATCATGTGCGTGAAACCGGCGCGGACGTGGTTCTGGGAAACACCTATCACTTGATGCTGCGCCCGACGGCCGAACGGGTCGATCGTCTTGGTGGTCTGCACAAATTCATGAACTGGCCGCATACGATCCTGACTGACAGTGGCGGATTTCAGGTGATGTCTCTGGCTCAACTGCGCAAGCTGGATGAAGATGGGGTCCGGTTCCAAAGCCATATCGACGGCAGCAAGCATCATCTGACACCTGAGCGGTCAGTTGAAATTCAGGGTTTGCTGGGCTCCGACATTCAAATGCAGCTTGATGAATGCATCAAGTTGCCAAGCCCGCGCGAAGAAGTTCAGCGGGCCATGGAATTGTCGCTGAGGTGGGCAGAACGCTCGCGCACTCAATTTGATAAAATGCGTGGTCCGGGCAAGGGGCAGGGGCTCTACGGCATCGTTCAGGGTGGCGATGTTCCAGAACTTCGCATCCGCTCAGCCGAGGAACTCGCCAAATTGCCGATGGAAGGCTACTCCGTTGGCGGCCTTGCGGTCGGAGAGCCGCAAGAGGTGATGCTGAAAATGCTCGACATCACCACGCCAGTCATGCCGGTCGACAAGCCGCGCTACTTGATGGGCGTTGGCACCCCTGACGATCTTCTGGAAAGCGTGAAACGCGGGATTGATCAGTTTGATTGCGTGATGCCAACACGTGCCGGCAGGCATGGATTGGCTTACACCCGGTTTGGCAAGGTCAACTTGAAGAACGCCCGGCACCAGGACGATCCACGCCCATTGGACGAAGAAAGCGCCTGTCCGGCGACAAGCACGTACAGCCGGGCTTACCTTCACCACCTGTTTCGCGCAGGAGAAGCTCTCTCCGGAATGCTGCTGACTTGGAACAACATCGCCTACTATCAAACGCTCATGCAGGGCATGCGGGACGCGATTGAAGAGAGCCGGTTCGAGGAATTCTACGCCAAGACCAAGGAAGATTGGGCGCGCGGCGACATCGCCGCGCTTTGA
- the queA gene encoding tRNA preQ1(34) S-adenosylmethionine ribosyltransferase-isomerase QueA, which translates to MRVDQFDFELSNERIALRPARPRDAARMLVVRPGEIPELSDMGVRDLPALLEPGDALVFNDTKVIPAQLEGKRVRGDIEAGISVTLHLRSAADGWKAFVRPAKKLQVEDLVVFEGNGARLTATVKEKSDGGEVLLAFDCSGPDLDVAIAQVGHIPLPPYIAQKRGEDEQDRQDYQTIFAEKDGAVAAPTAGLHFTPELLAAIKDRGIEMHRVTLHVGAGTFLPVKADDTDDHKMHAEWGEVSEETAAALQAVKARGNKVVSIGTTSLRILESAAQETGTIVPFADETSIFITPGYKFKAIDALMTNFHLPRSTLFMLVSALSGLETMRAAYQHAIDTEYRFYSYGDASLLFPDASQDASL; encoded by the coding sequence ATGCGTGTCGACCAGTTTGACTTTGAGCTTTCCAATGAACGAATTGCATTGCGGCCTGCGCGGCCACGCGATGCCGCGCGCATGCTTGTCGTGCGCCCTGGTGAAATACCTGAGTTGAGCGACATGGGCGTGCGCGATCTTCCTGCTCTTTTGGAGCCGGGCGATGCGCTAGTGTTCAACGATACAAAAGTCATTCCGGCGCAGCTGGAAGGCAAACGGGTGCGTGGCGACATCGAAGCGGGGATCAGCGTTACCCTGCACTTAAGGTCAGCGGCAGACGGGTGGAAGGCGTTTGTCCGCCCGGCCAAAAAGCTCCAGGTCGAAGATCTTGTCGTTTTTGAAGGGAACGGCGCCCGGTTGACGGCGACAGTGAAGGAAAAATCAGACGGCGGCGAAGTTCTGCTGGCGTTCGACTGTTCCGGCCCCGATCTGGATGTTGCCATTGCACAGGTGGGGCACATCCCGCTGCCACCTTACATCGCGCAAAAGCGCGGCGAAGACGAGCAGGATCGGCAAGACTATCAGACTATATTTGCGGAAAAGGATGGTGCGGTCGCAGCACCGACGGCGGGTCTCCATTTTACTCCTGAGCTGCTCGCGGCCATCAAGGACCGCGGCATCGAGATGCACCGGGTGACGCTACATGTCGGGGCAGGGACCTTCCTCCCGGTTAAGGCCGACGATACAGACGATCACAAGATGCATGCCGAATGGGGAGAAGTGTCGGAGGAAACCGCCGCAGCTCTTCAAGCCGTCAAGGCACGGGGCAACAAGGTGGTCAGCATTGGAACCACTTCCTTGCGTATTCTTGAAAGCGCTGCACAGGAAACCGGGACAATCGTTCCGTTTGCAGATGAGACCTCGATCTTCATCACGCCTGGATACAAGTTCAAGGCCATCGATGCGCTGATGACGAATTTTCATCTGCCGCGGTCGACACTTTTCATGCTGGTTTCGGCACTTTCAGGCCTTGAGACTATGCGAGCCGCTTATCAGCATGCCATCGATACCGAATACAGATTTTACAGCTATGGCGACGCATCGCTGCTGTTTCCAGACGCAAGCCAGGACGCATCGTTATGA
- a CDS encoding peptidylprolyl isomerase, with the protein MKDAENTLIMDTTQGEVVIEMRPDLAPNHVARIKELVREGFYDGIVFHRVIEGFMAQTGCPNGTGTGGSGTKLKAEFNAEPHVRGVCSMARAQDPNSGDSQFFICFDDATFLDRQYTAWGKVIEGMENVDKIKRGEPVQNPDKINSMKVAADA; encoded by the coding sequence ATCAAAGACGCCGAAAACACATTGATCATGGACACCACCCAAGGCGAAGTCGTGATCGAAATGCGTCCCGACCTTGCACCCAATCACGTTGCGCGGATCAAGGAACTGGTTCGGGAAGGTTTTTATGACGGCATCGTCTTTCACCGGGTAATTGAGGGTTTCATGGCCCAGACCGGTTGCCCGAATGGCACCGGCACCGGCGGTTCCGGCACAAAATTGAAGGCGGAATTCAACGCCGAACCGCATGTGCGCGGCGTTTGCTCCATGGCGCGTGCTCAGGATCCGAATTCCGGTGACAGCCAGTTTTTCATCTGCTTCGACGATGCCACCTTCCTTGACCGCCAATATACGGCCTGGGGCAAGGTGATCGAAGGCATGGAAAATGTCGACAAGATCAAACGCGGTGAGCCTGTCCAGAATCCGGACAAGATCAACTCAATGAAGGTTGCTGCAGACGCTTAA
- a CDS encoding peptidylprolyl isomerase, with translation MSRIFTALAVLASLIFMPAMAVAQQDPENTLYLDLKDGRVVIELRPDLAPNHVARVKELTRDGFYDGIVFHRVIDGFMAQTGDPTGTGRGGSDKPDVNAEFSSAPFERGTLGMARSSSPNSANSQFFIMFADGDWLNGQYTVFGKVVEGMDLVDNITKGEPPANPDKIIKMQVAADAG, from the coding sequence ATGTCACGAATTTTCACAGCCCTGGCTGTTCTGGCGTCCCTGATCTTCATGCCGGCTATGGCCGTTGCGCAGCAGGATCCGGAAAACACGCTTTACCTGGATCTGAAAGATGGCCGCGTGGTCATCGAGCTGCGTCCGGATCTCGCTCCGAACCATGTTGCGCGTGTCAAAGAACTCACACGCGACGGGTTTTATGACGGCATCGTCTTTCACCGCGTGATTGACGGTTTCATGGCGCAAACAGGCGATCCGACCGGAACCGGCCGCGGTGGATCTGACAAGCCGGACGTGAACGCCGAGTTCTCGTCCGCGCCGTTTGAGCGCGGGACGCTTGGCATGGCGCGGTCATCCAGCCCAAACAGTGCCAATTCCCAGTTTTTCATCATGTTTGCGGACGGTGACTGGCTGAATGGCCAATACACCGTGTTTGGCAAGGTCGTCGAAGGCATGGACCTCGTCGACAACATCACAAAGGGCGAGCCACCTGCAAACCCGGACAAAATCATCAAGATGCAAGTTGCTGCGGACGCCGGCTAA
- the coaD gene encoding pantetheine-phosphate adenylyltransferase — protein sequence MTRIALYPGSFDPVTNGHMDILRQSLALADKVVVAIGIHPGKKPLFSFEERVELIHTSAVAEFSEAEASRIEVIAFSDLVINTARTQKADYLVRGLRDGTDLDYEMQMAGMNGTLEPDIKTVFLPASPAVRHITATLVRQIAQMGGEISAFVPDPVADPLRQRARPD from the coding sequence ATGACACGTATCGCGCTTTACCCCGGCTCGTTCGACCCGGTAACAAACGGCCACATGGACATCCTGCGCCAATCACTCGCGCTGGCGGACAAGGTCGTCGTGGCAATCGGCATTCATCCGGGAAAGAAACCGCTGTTTTCTTTCGAAGAACGGGTCGAGCTGATTCACACATCAGCGGTGGCCGAGTTCTCCGAGGCTGAAGCGAGCCGGATCGAGGTGATCGCGTTCTCCGATCTCGTGATCAATACAGCACGCACCCAGAAGGCTGACTATCTTGTGCGCGGGCTGCGCGATGGAACGGATCTTGATTACGAGATGCAGATGGCGGGCATGAACGGAACATTGGAGCCGGACATAAAAACCGTGTTCCTCCCCGCATCTCCGGCAGTGCGGCACATTACGGCCACTTTGGTGCGCCAGATCGCTCAAATGGGCGGGGAAATCTCCGCTTTTGTCCCGGATCCTGTTGCAGACCCCCTGCGGCAACGTGCAAGACCGGATTGA